The genomic region AACACTACCGTCCCAAGCACGTTGATCTCCGCCTCGCACGCATTGCAGCCGCCCGCGCTGACCTGCCGCAGCTTGAGAGAGCGGCCGAAGAGTGCTTTGGACTTCCTGTCCAGCTCCTCCGCCAGCTTGATGCCGCGCTCGTCGACCACGAGGTCTTCGCGGCGGCGCACGGCAAGGCGGAAGTCACCGGTGTATTTGATCGCTCCTTCGGGGCACGCCTCAACGCACTCCGTGCAGAACAGGCACTTTCCCATGTCTATGCTCGGGCCGTGATCGCCGATGCTCACCGCCTCGGTGAGACACGCCTCGACGCACTCCGCGCAACCGGCAGGGCACTTCGAAGTGTCGATCTTCGGCAGGCCGCGGTAGCGCTCGGGCAGCGCAGGCGCCGACTTCGGGAAGTCGATCGTGCGGTGCTTCTGGTGCAGGCGCGTGCGCCACTGGTTGATCAAAGGTCGAATCCGCAATAGGACAGGTTGAAGCTCTTGTTGCAGAGCGGGAAGTCAGATATCTGCTGGCCGCGCAGCGCAAGCGTAAGCGCCATCCAGTTGTGGAAGGACGGGTCAGTGATCTTGTACCTGGCAAACTTGCCCTGCTCGTCCGTTATCGCAACGTGCGCCACCTCTCCCCTCCACCCTTCCGTAAGCGCCACGGCGAGCATGTTCGGACGCGGCGGCGGGCACTCCGCCTTCACGGACCCAGCGGGCAGCGCGTCCAGGTTGTGCCTGATGTACCTGATCGACTCTGCGATCTCCAGCCGCCGCACGAGCGCCCGCGAGAAAACGTCGCCGCCGGACGCGACGGCCGCCTGCGCCGGGGACTCGCACCACCAGCCTACCGGGTGGTCCTTCCGAACGTCCATCGCGATGCCGGCGGAGCGGGCGGCCATACCCACGAACCCCAGGTCCTGTGCAGCCTTCTGGGAGACCGTGCCCGTCCCCTTCAGCCTGTCCAGGACGGACCCATTAGAGAAGAAGTCGTGCAGCGCCTCGGTAACGTCCCGTTCCGCCCTGTCCAGCCTGCCATGCAGGTCGGCCAGCATATCGCGCTCCGAAACGTCGAACGCCACGCCCCCCCGGCCGCACCATCCCCCGGCCGAGCCTGCTCCCGCATATCACGGAGCTCATGTTGAGGAAATCGCCGCGCAGCCGCCCGCAGAAAGAGGTGGTTGGGAGGAAGCCCACGTCGTTCGCAAGCGCGCCCATATCGCCGGTGTGGTTCGCTAACCGCTCAAGCTCCAGCGCGATAGCCCGGAGGGCCTGCGCCCTTATTGGCGCAGCCACGCCGCCGAGCGACTCCATGACCATGGAGTAGGCAGTCCCGTGGCCGATCGTCGTGTCCCCGGCGACCGTCTCCATTTCAAACATCGTCCGCCGGTGCGGGCCGCAGACGAGCGCCTCTTCAACGCCACGGTGCTGGTATCCCAGGTGTATCTCCAGGTGGTGCACGATCTCCCCAGTGCACTGGAACCTGAAATGCCCCGGCTCGATCACCCCAGCGTGCACCGGGCCCACCGCAACCTCGTGCACCTCCTCTCCCGCCATCGAAAAGTACGGATACGCCCGCGCCATGTGCGGGGGTCCTTCTCCCCCCTTGATGGGGGAGATGTCGGCGCTCCGGCCGACAGAGAGGGTGTTGTGTCCCCTCACCGGCTTCAGCCACGGGTGCCCCTCCGGCATCACGCCCACCTGCTCACAGATCTCTCTCTCAAACAGGTGCGCCTGCGGGCAGTCCGGGGTAATCGATTCGAAGCTCTCCGCCACGTACGTTGCCACCACGGTGAGCGAGTGGGCCGCATCGTTTGCGAGCACTGCATAGAGCCGCGCCCCGGCGTCCCCTGTCCTGCGCCCGAACAGGGAGACAACCCGCGCTCCGGCGCCCGTCGCGGTAATAATTGCCGTCCTGAACGCACCCGTCTCCAGTACAGGCACCGAGCCGGCATCCACGGCCTGCCCGTTTTGAAGCTGGACCCCGGCCGCCACACTCATTGGCCACCCCCCACGAGCGCGGCCGCGTCCCCGATGGCGGCGTCGGCATCGCTGAGCGCGGGTACGAGATCATCGAAGACCTCTGGCGCGCCACGCTGGAGGTAATCTCAAACTGCCCCTGCGAGAAGGGGTGCCCGAGCTGCATCCACTCCCCCAAGTGCGGCAACAACAACCACCCGCTCGATAAGGACGTAGCGAAGCTGGTGCTTAGGGAGATTCTCAATTCACAATTCTGAGTAGCTATGCTATTCTTTATCTGCGTCGGGGTATAGCGCAGCTTGGTAGCGCGCTTGCATGGGGTGCAAGAAGTCCTGGGTTCAAATCCCAGTACCCCGACCATTTTCACAACCCCATGTGGCATTTCCAGCGAATTTCGGCACAATCTCTCCTCGAGGCGTCGCCAATGATCGCTCGCCGCAACCGCCTGCCGGGTCTCCTCCATCTGTTCCTGCTGTTCTCGATTTTGATCGTGACGCTGGCATGCGCTCCCGAGGACGACCCTTTCAACGTGGGCGACCGCGCCCGCATCTCCGCCGAGGCCACGGCCGCCGCCGCGCAGGGCCAGTCCTCTACGCCCACCCTGTCCACAGAAGGCAACAGGTCCGTCCTTCAGAACGAAGGCAAGGGCACTGTGCGCTTCGCCGACTGGAGCGACAACGAGATAGCGCTGCTCAACAACATTGCGGGCTACATCCTGGTGTGGGGGTACGACTACAAGGCGGAGCTTGTTGATGTGAACGAGGGCGGCTACCAGGCCGCTGCGACGGACGGCAAGGTGGACGTGGTTATGGGCGTGCCAAAGGCAACGGCCTCAGACTGGCTGAAGCAACAGGCGGACTCCGGCAAGCTGGTGGACGCAAGCTCACCCTACGGAGCCGACGGCGAGATACGTATCGCACACACTACCGCCCTCAAGTCCGGCTCCGCCGAGGTGGCCGACTTCCTTCAGAAGATCAGCGTGGACCACCAGCTGATCACGAACCAGGCCGCCCAGATCAGCGGCGGCAGGACCGGCATACGGCCCATCGTGGCGGCGCTCACGTTCCTCAAGAACAACGAGCCGGTCTGGACAGCGTGGCTCCCGGTGCCCATCGCTGAGAACGTTAAGACCTCCATCGCCGCCGGCAAGACCAGCCTGGTCAAGCGTGACTGCATCCCCACGGGCGGTTCCCGCTCCCCCGGCAACCCCAACGAGGAGAACTGCTAGGAAGTAGTCCCTTTTGATACCTCGCCCTCGAGCTGTGCCAGATCGTGGTCCAGGGCGGCCATATCGTATTGTGAGGTGATCTTCTTCAGCCTGAGGTACTCCATCATCTCCCAAACCGTCACGCCTGCTTCCCTGGCAGCCCTTGCCGTAGAGACCTTTCCGTCTCCATACTGCCGGGCGAAGTAGTCCAGCTTCCAGCTCGCAATGGCCTTCGCCAACAGCTTTCGCACCGTCGTCGCACGGTCTGATTGCTCAAGCCGTTCTATGGTCTCCAGGTCGCGCACCATCTCTTCAGGAAGCCGCGATCCAACCATCTGCTCTTTCTTCATCGATTCTTCCTTTTCGCCCTTCGGAGAACTTCCGCTATTACCTCCGGCGATACCCAGAGCACTTTAGCGACCTCCACCACATACTTCTCAAACTCTTCGTCTGAGATATGCCCTCCGAGGTGCATTTCGAGAAGCACACCTATCGTACCCGCATGCTCCAATTGCATGGACGCGGCTATGGACCTTGCTTCCCTATCGTCCACTATTAGCTTGAACCGGCGCGCCTGCACAATGGATATGGATTCGGCCTCACCCCTGTCCAAGCCCGAAACGTCAACAAGGGTGGAGGCAATTTCTGCTTCGCGGTCCGACATCTCCGCTATAGAAATCCACCCTTCCCGTATGGCCAGCTGGACCCGAGCGACTTCTGTTGCACCTTTACGAATGCCCCCCGTCACCACTTCTTCCAGCACTGTGGGGGCAATGACGACATAGCTGAAGCGCTCTTTCAACAGACGCAAACAGCCGACCTTGGCGAGAGAGATTAGGACAGTAGAATCAGCAATAACCAAGGTAAAGCCCCTGAATCCGCCTAAATCGATGATATCAAATGTATCACCTGATTTCAATCGCGGTATTGTCTGGTCGTTCCCTCCCTGTTACCCTGAACTCTGGATTCGCGTTTCTTCCCGCGTGTATGGGCGACATGAAGACCGGAGAGTTGCTCCCGGAGGCACCATGGAAACCGACTTACTGGTCATTGGCGGCGGTGTCATTGGCGTATCCTCGGCGTACTACCTGCAAAAGGCCGGTCGGCGCGTCACGTTGATGGAGCAGGGGCCGGACCTTTGCAGCGGCAGCTCCTGGGGCAACGCCGGCTGGATCTCCCCGCGCCACAGCGTACCGCTCGCCTCGCCCGGGGCCGTCGGCAAGGCGCTGCGATGGATGTTCAGGCCTGCCAGCCCGTTCTACGTGAAGCCGCGCCTCGATCCCGCCCTGATTTCCTGGCTCATGCGATTCCGCTCCGCCACCAACGGTCGCGCCGTCCGACGCACTACCGCAATCGCGTGGGAGTTCGCGGAGGCAAGCCTGGCCCTTTATGACGAGACAGTCCGGCAGGAGAGGCTTGAGTGCGAATTCAACCGCAAGGGCCTCCTCCACGTCTACCGCACGCAACACGAGTACCGCGAGGCGCTGGTGGAGATGCACCTGCTGCGGCAGGTCGGAATCGCGTGCGAGGTCCTGGAGGGTGACAGGGCGCTGGAGCTGGAGCCAGCGCTGAAGCCGGGCCTTGCCGGGGCGGTCTTCCACCCGAGCGACGCGCACGTGCAGCCGTACGACTTCGTCAATGGGCTTGCGGCGCGTATCGAAGCCATGGGCGGAGAGGTGCGCCTGAATACCGCAGTCACGGGCTTCGAGCTGTCCGGCAAGACGGTCGCCAGGGTGAAGACGAGCAACGGGGACTTTACGGCAAATCAGGTGGTGCTCGCCGCCGGAGCGTGGTCGACGCCCCTCGTCCGGGACCTGCGGCTAAAGCTCCCAATTCAGCCCGCCAAGGGCTACAGCATCACCTTCGAGAACGTCAAGAATGCGCCATCCAGGCCGGTGATGCAGAGCGAGGCGCACGTCGGCGTCACGCCGTTCGGCAACGGCCTCCGCCTGGCGGGCACACTGGAGCTCTCCGGCATCAACGACCGCATCCTCCCCCGTCGCGTGCAGGCGCTGCGCAACGCCGCCCGCGAGTACCTCCAGGCAGAGCTGCCGCCGAACGGCGGCCGCGTGTGGTGCGGCCTGCGCCCCATGACCCCGGACAACCTCCCCGTCATTGGCGCGCCGGCCCACCTGCAAAACCTGATAGTCGCCGCCGGCCACTCCATGACCGGCGTAACCCTGGGCCCGGCCACCGGCAAGCTGGTGGCGCAGATCGCCATGGGCGAGAAGCCCTACCTGAGTCCTGAGCCGTTCAGCCCCGCGCGGTTCCAGTGACATGCCGAAGATCTGCGAGTTCTACGGGGTCACAATCGCAATGTTTTATAATGATCATGAACCTGCTCATTTCCATGCGACATACGGAGGCGATCTGGCCGTGATCGGTGTTGACCCGGTCGTCGTTTTGAAAGGCGGATTGCCACGCCGTGCTTTGGGCCTGGTCTTTGAATGGGCCAGGAGCCACCAGCCGGAGTTGCAGGAAAACTGGGCAAGGGCAAGGGCCCACCGGCCCTTATCTCGCATAGAGCCACTGGAGTAATCGGACCTTATGGAAATCGTCACAAAGGTGCGCGTGCTGCGACCCTACATACTCCGGGTGACATTCTCGGACGGTACCGTGCGCGACGTGGACGTCGAAAGCGAGCTCTACGGAGAGGTGTTTGAGCCGTTGAAAGACCCGCGGGTCTTCGCGAAGGCCAGGGTGGACAAGACATTACGGACGGTTATTTGGCCGAATGGCGCCGACTTCAGCCCCGAATTCCTCTACCGCGGCGCGAAAAGCGCGGCTGCTGTGTAAACTCCGCCCCCAATGCCTGCACGATACCCGCGCCCGCCGAGCCCGATCCCTTACCCGTCGCCCTGCGCAAGGCGGAGGTGGAGGACCGTTTCGCTCCCCTGCTGGACGGCAAGACGCTTCCGCAGTTCCTGGAAGACACCGAGACGCAGGCGTTTATCGTTCTCCAGGACGGCGAGATCGTATACGAGAAGTACTTCAACGGCTCTGGCCGCGACTCCATTGTCACATCGTTCTCC from SAR202 cluster bacterium harbors:
- the nuoB gene encoding NADH-quinone oxidoreductase subunit NuoB, with translation MINQWRTRLHQKHRTIDFPKSAPALPERYRGLPKIDTSKCPAGCAECVEACLTEAVSIGDHGPSIDMGKCLFCTECVEACPEGAIKYTGDFRLAVRRREDLVVDERGIKLAEELDRKSKALFGRSLKLRQVSAGGCNACEAEINVLGTVVFDLGRFGIQVVASPRHADGLIITGPVTGNMRLALEKTYAATPAPKLVIAVGGCAISGGPFRNNPQVNNGADSVIPVDLYIPGCPPHPLTILDGLLRLLGRIEDGKR
- a CDS encoding DUF1998 domain-containing protein, which gives rise to MATPHERGRVPDGGVGIAERGYEIIEDLWRATLEVISNCPCEKGCPSCIHSPKCGNNNHPLDKDVAKLVLREILNSQF
- a CDS encoding FAD-dependent oxidoreductase, yielding MISNVSPDFNRGIVWSFPPCYPELWIRVSSRVYGRHEDRRVAPGGTMETDLLVIGGGVIGVSSAYYLQKAGRRVTLMEQGPDLCSGSSWGNAGWISPRHSVPLASPGAVGKALRWMFRPASPFYVKPRLDPALISWLMRFRSATNGRAVRRTTAIAWEFAEASLALYDETVRQERLECEFNRKGLLHVYRTQHEYREALVEMHLLRQVGIACEVLEGDRALELEPALKPGLAGAVFHPSDAHVQPYDFVNGLAARIEAMGGEVRLNTAVTGFELSGKTVARVKTSNGDFTANQVVLAAGAWSTPLVRDLRLKLPIQPAKGYSITFENVKNAPSRPVMQSEAHVGVTPFGNGLRLAGTLELSGINDRILPRRVQALRNAAREYLQAELPPNGGRVWCGLRPMTPDNLPVIGAPAHLQNLIVAAGHSMTGVTLGPATGKLVAQIAMGEKPYLSPEPFSPARFQ
- a CDS encoding DUF4160 domain-containing protein, whose translation is MPKICEFYGVTIAMFYNDHEPAHFHATYGGDLAVIGVDPVVVLKGGLPRRALGLVFEWARSHQPELQENWARARAHRPLSRIEPLE
- a CDS encoding DUF2442 domain-containing protein — its product is MEIVTKVRVLRPYILRVTFSDGTVRDVDVESELYGEVFEPLKDPRVFAKARVDKTLRTVIWPNGADFSPEFLYRGAKSAAAV